The following are from one region of the Yoonia sp. R2331 genome:
- a CDS encoding helix-turn-helix domain-containing protein: protein MNPDVFKPIEIPADLAPYFRRAMVAFSDVPVDLEFVVRGTGYCYLGWTPNGRWSGRVNGIPVIDTDMDGSLHLSGQVFDGEVICRSSGLLQQIFCEFTALGQFALLGIPGRETFERAINPVGLVPLLGAVQEALDTSLPLKSAECLSEAMFGALSTLPAAMTVPQYLKAMVGDIERTHGNIKVTDLLANVPVSERKARDEFGHLVGLSPKRFAKLLQINHAFGAMLELGSQRLAELAIECGFSDQAHMTRAFADFLGNSPVRFSEDIEPTLKQFVGYSRQLKSDR, encoded by the coding sequence ATGAACCCAGACGTTTTCAAGCCAATTGAAATTCCAGCGGACTTGGCGCCGTATTTCAGGCGGGCAATGGTCGCGTTTTCGGACGTCCCGGTGGACCTGGAGTTTGTGGTGCGTGGTACGGGATATTGTTACCTGGGCTGGACACCAAACGGCCGATGGAGCGGCCGCGTCAACGGTATCCCTGTCATCGACACCGACATGGACGGATCGCTTCATTTATCTGGTCAGGTGTTCGATGGCGAGGTGATCTGTCGATCATCGGGTCTGTTGCAACAGATTTTTTGCGAGTTCACAGCTTTGGGGCAATTCGCGTTGCTCGGGATCCCTGGGCGTGAAACTTTTGAACGTGCAATAAATCCTGTCGGATTGGTTCCGCTACTTGGCGCGGTGCAAGAGGCACTTGATACCTCTTTGCCGTTAAAAAGTGCGGAATGCTTGTCAGAAGCCATGTTTGGAGCGCTATCCACGTTGCCCGCAGCGATGACGGTACCCCAATACCTTAAGGCGATGGTTGGTGACATCGAGAGAACGCACGGCAATATCAAGGTTACAGATCTCCTCGCAAATGTGCCGGTTTCGGAACGCAAAGCGAGGGATGAGTTTGGCCACCTTGTTGGTCTATCTCCGAAGCGTTTCGCCAAACTTCTCCAGATCAATCATGCCTTTGGGGCAATGCTTGAATTGGGCAGCCAGAGGCTGGCCGAACTTGCTATTGAATGCGGGTTTTCGGATCAAGCACATATGACGCGGGCATTTGCCGACTTCTTGGGCAATAGCCCGGTTAGGTTTTCGGAGGACATCGAGCCAACGCTCAAGCAGTTCGTTGGATATTCACGGCAACTGAAGTCAGATCGCTAG
- a CDS encoding ATP-binding protein — protein MFFSWLKQYMPRGLYGRALLILILPVVTLQLLVSVVFIQRHFEGVTRQMTRAVAIDLSFVIETANAAATFAEARQAVDAIAGPLQMVADWPEAIPEEGLQNPWTDFTGPSVNRYLRAQVPAIEMVSLADRRRVAVGVQSAHGPLTLDFARSRVSASNPHQLLVIMVVLGGLMTAIAYLFLRNQLRPIKRMAAAAAAYGKGRITNYSPSGAVEVRAAGMAFLDMRNRLERQTQSRTMMLSGVSHDLRTPLTRLRLGLSLLEEDDAAPLVRDVEDMQHLLDAFLDFARADAGDDLVPTVPRACVEEVLEDAARMGQAVRLSEATGSDDPVPLRPLAIRRALANLVGNALRYGNQAEIGVHVTDRAVRFVVEDDGPGIPPARREEALQPFTRLDTARNQDKGSGVGLGLAIVADIARSHGGVLRLGDSEALGGLKAEVVLAR, from the coding sequence ATGTTCTTTAGCTGGCTCAAACAATACATGCCACGTGGGCTATATGGGCGGGCTTTGCTCATCCTGATCCTGCCTGTTGTCACGCTCCAGCTTTTGGTGTCGGTGGTTTTTATCCAGCGACATTTTGAAGGTGTCACCCGTCAGATGACGCGGGCTGTGGCGATTGATCTGAGCTTTGTCATTGAAACGGCTAACGCAGCCGCGACCTTTGCCGAAGCCCGGCAAGCCGTGGATGCAATTGCGGGGCCCTTGCAGATGGTGGCCGATTGGCCAGAAGCGATCCCGGAGGAGGGCTTGCAGAACCCTTGGACCGATTTCACCGGCCCTAGTGTGAACCGTTATCTGCGTGCGCAGGTTCCCGCGATCGAGATGGTTTCTTTGGCGGATCGGCGGCGGGTTGCGGTGGGGGTGCAATCCGCGCATGGGCCGCTGACGCTGGATTTTGCGCGTTCGCGTGTGTCTGCGTCAAACCCGCACCAGCTTTTGGTGATTATGGTGGTGCTTGGCGGGCTGATGACGGCGATTGCCTATCTGTTTTTGCGCAACCAGTTACGCCCGATCAAGCGGATGGCGGCGGCCGCTGCGGCCTATGGCAAGGGCCGGATCACCAATTACAGCCCCTCGGGCGCGGTCGAGGTGCGCGCGGCAGGCATGGCGTTTCTGGATATGCGCAACCGGCTGGAACGCCAGACCCAATCGCGTACCATGATGTTGTCGGGCGTGAGCCACGACCTGCGCACGCCGCTGACCCGGTTGCGGCTGGGGCTGTCGCTGCTTGAAGAGGACGATGCGGCCCCGCTGGTGCGCGACGTGGAAGACATGCAGCATCTGTTGGATGCGTTTCTTGATTTCGCGCGCGCAGATGCAGGCGATGATCTGGTGCCCACCGTGCCGCGTGCCTGCGTCGAAGAGGTGTTGGAAGATGCGGCACGGATGGGGCAGGCAGTGCGCCTCTCAGAGGCAACTGGGTCTGATGATCCCGTGCCGCTGCGCCCGCTGGCGATCCGTCGGGCGCTTGCCAATCTGGTCGGAAATGCGTTGCGCTATGGCAACCAAGCTGAGATTGGTGTGCATGTCACCGACCGCGCGGTGCGCTTTGTGGTTGAAGACGACGGCCCCGGCATCCCGCCCGCACGGCGCGAAGAGGCGCTGCAACCTTTTACCAGGCTGGATACCGCCCGCAATCAGGACAAGGGATCAGGTGTGGGCCTTGGCCTTGCCATCGTCGCCGACATCGCGCGAAGCCATGGCGGTGTGCTGCGCCTAGGCGACAGTGAAGCGCTGGGCGGCTTGAAGGCTGAAGTGGTCTTGGCGCGATAG